CATTCAATCAAACACGGCTAAATCAAAAACGAGCGTTAGCCAATGGGCACTGCAAGGCAACCCAGTGGGGCGCAAGTTAGTGTTTGAGCAAGCCACCAGTAAGGTAAAAGCCAAAACTGGCCGCCATTATCCTGCCCCTTATAAACTCTTAGAAGTCGTTAAAGTAGGCCTAGAGCAGGGCATTAGCCAAGGCTTGGCCGCCGAAGCCCAAGCCTTTGGCGAGCTGGTCATGACTGATGAATCAGCCGCACTGCGCCATTTATTTTTTGCCACTACCGAGATGAAAAAAGAAACCCAGTGGCAGGGCGCCGATGCCCAACATTTATCTCATATTGGCGTACTAGGGGGGGGCTTAATGGGTGGCGGCATTGCGTTTGTAACCGCTACCAAAGCCCAGTTGCCCGTTCGCATTAAAGATGTGGCTCATCATGGCATTAATCAGGCCATGAAAAGTGCCCACAGCTTATTGGCTGAAAAAGTGCGAAAAAAGCACCTTACTGCCCCTCAAATGCACCAGCAACTAGGGCGCATTACCGGCACCCTTGATTATCGTGGCTTCGAGCGTGTAGACATGGTGGTAGAGGCGGTGTTTGAAGACCTAGATATTAAGCACCAAATGGTGGCTGAGGTAGAAGCCCATTGTCCCACTCATACTATTTTTGCCACTAATACTTCTTCATTACCGATTGAGCAAATCGCACAAGGTGCCCAGCGCCCAGCACACATACTGGGCCTGCACTATTTTAGTCCAGTAGATAAAATGCCACTGGCAGAAATTATCCCCCATACCGGCACCTGTGCTACTGCCATCGCTACTGCACTCAAGCTCGCCCGAGCTCAAGGAAAAACACCGATTGTAGTTAAAGATAAGGCAGGCTTTTATGTTAATCGCATCTTAGCGCCCTATCTTAATGAAGCGGCTCGCTTATTATTAAGCGGCGAACCCATAGATGCGATTGACCGCGCCCTTAAAAACTATGGTTTTCCGGTAGGCCCAATGACATTACTGGATGAAGTGGGCATCGATGTGGCCGCTAAAATCGCTCCGGTATTAGCTCAAGAGTTAGGGGAGCGCTTTATCGCGCCTGATGCCTTTAATAAGCTGCTAGAAGATAATCGTAAGGGTAAGAAAAATGGCCGCGGATTTTATCGCTATGAAGCAAACAAGCGCCCCAAGAAACATAGAACCGTCGATGAAAGCGTCTATAAGCTGCTGCAGGTTAAGCCACTGAGTCAATTACCTGATCAAGAGCTGGCCGAGCG
This genomic window from Oceanisphaera avium contains:
- the fadJ gene encoding fatty acid oxidation complex subunit alpha FadJ gives rise to the protein MNQIIDSHTESPTPLNTASAFTLQVQEGIGVITMDVPGERMNTLRESFVAEIQLLLQDIAANNTITGLVLCSGKPDSFIAGADVNMLAACSTLEQAQALSKAGQTVFNELAALNIPLIAAIHGACLGGGLELVLACHGRVCSDHEKTRLGLPEVQLGLIPGSGGTQRLPRLVGLPTALDMMLTGKQLRPKQARKCGLVDEVVPHSILLDTAIAMARELAANIQSNTAKSKTSVSQWALQGNPVGRKLVFEQATSKVKAKTGRHYPAPYKLLEVVKVGLEQGISQGLAAEAQAFGELVMTDESAALRHLFFATTEMKKETQWQGADAQHLSHIGVLGGGLMGGGIAFVTATKAQLPVRIKDVAHHGINQAMKSAHSLLAEKVRKKHLTAPQMHQQLGRITGTLDYRGFERVDMVVEAVFEDLDIKHQMVAEVEAHCPTHTIFATNTSSLPIEQIAQGAQRPAHILGLHYFSPVDKMPLAEIIPHTGTCATAIATALKLARAQGKTPIVVKDKAGFYVNRILAPYLNEAARLLLSGEPIDAIDRALKNYGFPVGPMTLLDEVGIDVAAKIAPVLAQELGERFIAPDAFNKLLEDNRKGKKNGRGFYRYEANKRPKKHRTVDESVYKLLQVKPLSQLPDQELAERCVLLMLNEAALALEEGIVASARDGDIGAIFGIGFPPFTGGPFFYMHQIGIQTVIDKMQEYVHKYGARFTPCEPLLRMAAAGKSYY